A region of Haliotis asinina isolate JCU_RB_2024 chromosome 9, JCU_Hal_asi_v2, whole genome shotgun sequence DNA encodes the following proteins:
- the LOC137296117 gene encoding universal stress protein in QAH/OAS sulfhydrylase 3'region-like, which translates to MAKSEVRNILIAMDGSEIAVRAFDWYVKEIYRPHDHVIFVHCPEHRASIQSVMMGDSLTVEAEMAAVLAEEANRIKSMVAELGEKLKKAKISGKVKCVHGMPGEVIVQVAEEEKVEFIITGTRGLGAIRRTLLGSVSDYVLHHSNVPVLVCRH; encoded by the exons ATGGCGAAATCGGAAGTCAGAAATATCTTGATTGCAATGGACGGAAGTGAGATCGCCGTTCGCGCGTTTGATT GGTACGTCAAAGAGATTTACAGACCTCATGACCACGTGATATTTGTCCACTGTCCTGAGCACAGAGCATCCATTCAGTCAG TAATGATGGGTGACAGCCTGACGGTGGAGGCCGAGATGGCAGCCGTGTTGGCGGAGGAGGCGAATCGAATCAAGTCCATGGTAGCTGAACTGGGAGAGAAGCTGAAAAAAGCAAAG ATTAGCGGAAAAGTGAAGTGCGTGCACGGGATGCCAGGGGAGGTAATCGTGCAGGTCGCGGAGGAAGAGAAGGTGGAGTTCATCATCACAGGGACGCGCGGATTGGGGGCGATACGGCGGACGCTTCTAGGCAGCGTCAGCGACTACGTCTTACATCACAGTAACGTGCCGGTGCTTGTCTGCCGTCACTAG